The genome window CGAACAAAAGTCTTACGATtattctatcattttttttttaaatttagtcgTCTCATAATAAAGGTCATTTTAGAAGTAATTAGCATCACCTGAGtaaaagacaaaataagaaaactcAAATCGAGAAATTGAAATCCAAGATTTCTatttttatgagaaaaaattCCATGTCTTTTAGCTcttgaaaatgtaatttttctgaGCAAAAAACTAACACTCCGATAAAACTAGGCTATGCATTAATAtggatattattaaaattattcgaGAATAAACATCCCAAGCTATTAGTTAATTCACTTACTTTCAAATGTATGTTTTTAAAAAGGCCAAATTGAGTATTCTATTCTGTTATATTTGTCCCTTTAGTTGACTACTGATATATCAATATAGTTCTtattttcttctgacaaaatataaccacttttatttcttaattttaacaTATCCCTATTAACCTGAATTTCCTCAATGGCCCTATTGAACATAACGAAAGTGTTACCCTAATGATTGTTCTATTTCTCAATGATCAGATGCAAATAAAGTGGGTGTTACAACGCTTGGTTGGGCTTGTTTGTAAGCAAGAAAAGTTTTTGCTTGTTTCCTTTTATGATTCACTGTGACAACAAAGGAGAGAATTTacacaaggaaaaaaataatcgagaaaaacaaaaataaaagaattatatAGAAATAATTCTATAgcaacctgaaaaaaaaattgtagaaaatccCTATTTTCAAATAGGAATGGACCTAAAATGCAGCCAGGGGACAAAAACGTTTTCATTATTATTGACTTTATCAATCAGGtacggaaaaaaaaagaaaccatagAACCAAAAGTAAAATAGAACCAATTAATAGCGGAAAGCTTAACTCAAACGTCAAATTACGGTACTGCAAATATTTAacgaaaaacaaattataatttagTCCTGATTGGCAATTTCACAAATTGCAAAGCcattttgaaactttcaaacgtGGAATATCAGTTGttatttttcatgttaaaaTACTACTtcagtatttttagtttaacaAAAACTTTATTAATGTAGCAAATTAATTGGTTGATTGATGAAATTGACGAATAAGTGACAAACGGACTATCATGATATGAACATATTTTGGTAACTAATcgataatttattaaaatcttaaaactaaTGCTTAATGCTCGTGAAAACCAAAAGCTTGATATAGCGAtattagaaaaatcaaaacCATGATCCGGAAACAttcctgaaaatattttatgcacttttatgattttatatACAGTGTGTTCATCAACTATTTGCAATCTTAGTTCAAACTTGAACTCGAAAGTTAGAttcttaactttaaaaaattaatcctGACCAATAAAATTTCGCTCTAAAAgtctgaatatttaaaaaactcttctaaagattaattgaaaatttgttgaatttctTCCAAAGACTTTCCTTTTGTTTCAGGTACAAGAAAAAGCACAAAGAAACCAGCCAAAATAGTAAAACCAGCAAAAAGCCAAAACACACCATACATCTGAATAGCGCCTACTAACATATCAAAcataaatgtaataataaaaGCAAGAGTCCAATTACAACTGGAGACGAGTGAGCTGGCCAACCCCTTAACATGTCCAGGTAAGATCTCTCCCATTAAGACCCAAGGTAATGGACCAAAaccaaacgaaaaaaatataatataaattatgaaaGAAACTAGAGGCAGCCATCCAAGATTTGCAGCTATGACAGGATCACTTTCTTGAAAATAGAAGAATACACCAAGAGTTACAAGGCAAATTGCCATTACAAAAGCACTagaaataagcaaaattttacGACCTGCACGGTCAACTAAAACAGAGGAGATGACTGTTGCTGCAACTTGAACAACACCTACAATGCAAGACTGGATGTTACTGTCCATACCACCTCCTGAAGCGGAAAATATTACATTTAGATTAAACATTACCGCATTAATACCGCTAAACTGTTGGAAGAACATCAGAGAAATACAGATAAGAAAAGGTTTCAGTACAGATGATTCAAGCATATCGACGAATGTAACAGACCGCGCGTTTTGTTCTTCTACGGAGTATTTTATTTCTTCGAGTTCAGCATCAATGCTATATTGCCCACCCCGTAGCCATTGAAGGGCCTTCTTAGCACCActtctatctttttttaaaattaaatagacaGGACTTTCAGGTACAAACATCATTGCTATCATGAACATCAATGGTATGATTGCGGAAATAATGGATAGCCACCACCATGTCACAAAGGCACCTATAAAATATCCAAGAAGCAAACCTGTCACAACCAAGAGCTGATATCCAGAGCCTAGGAGTCCTCTTCGATTAGATGTGGCAATTTCTCCAACGTAAACTGGGGCTGCCACACTTGTTGTCCCACCCCCAAGA of Artemia franciscana chromosome 3, ASM3288406v1, whole genome shotgun sequence contains these proteins:
- the LOC136025066 gene encoding facilitated trehalose transporter Tret1-like isoform X1 yields the protein MSTASIEDQKIPGCGTKEDSVSLHSSLSGQNRSGEASFGPQLLAAGAANLGALALGAAIGWSSPASPQLANPPMNLSPKDISLIGSILNVGALIGAVGGGIAINKIGRKATVVFVSPIFTLGFLLVGFGYNVPMILAGRLLCGLGGGTTSVAAPVYVGEIATSNRRGLLGSGYQLLVVTGLLLGYFIGAFVTWWWLSIISAIIPLMFMIAMMFVPESPVYLILKKDRSGAKKALQWLRGGQYSIDAELEEIKYSVEEQNARSVTFVDMLESSVLKPFLICISLMFFQQFSGINAVMFNLNVIFSASGGGMDSNIQSCIVGVVQVAATVISSVLVDRAGRKILLISSAFVMAICLVTLGVFFYFQESDPVIAANLGWLPLVSFIIYIIFFSFGFGPLPWVLMGEILPGHVKGLASSLVSSCNWTLAFIITFMFDMLVGAIQMYGVFWLFAGFTILAGFFVLFLVPETKGKSLEEIQQIFN
- the LOC136025066 gene encoding facilitated trehalose transporter Tret1-like isoform X2 encodes the protein MNLSPKDISLIGSILNVGALIGAVGGGIAINKIGRKATVVFVSPIFTLGFLLVGFGYNVPMILAGRLLCGLGGGTTSVAAPVYVGEIATSNRRGLLGSGYQLLVVTGLLLGYFIGAFVTWWWLSIISAIIPLMFMIAMMFVPESPVYLILKKDRSGAKKALQWLRGGQYSIDAELEEIKYSVEEQNARSVTFVDMLESSVLKPFLICISLMFFQQFSGINAVMFNLNVIFSASGGGMDSNIQSCIVGVVQVAATVISSVLVDRAGRKILLISSAFVMAICLVTLGVFFYFQESDPVIAANLGWLPLVSFIIYIIFFSFGFGPLPWVLMGEILPGHVKGLASSLVSSCNWTLAFIITFMFDMLVGAIQMYGVFWLFAGFTILAGFFVLFLVPETKGKSLEEIQQIFN